The proteins below are encoded in one region of Fibrella aestuarina BUZ 2:
- a CDS encoding polysaccharide biosynthesis/export family protein yields MRLFTRIVLNCLLGLLIGTAMAQRQPKRDAMTYFQPTDQDSTAALSVRRPAYAYRLQTGDILAIAVSSLNADADITFNPFSRFGGVLAGGTSGRETSNNLPIGYRVSETGTIHFPKLNQVPVAGRTLSELETLLRDTLQAFLREPYVSVRLLNFKISVLGEVQQPSVFTVQNEKITLTEAISLAGDLTVYGKRENVLVVRETPAKREFIRVDLTNRSLFDSPAYYLKPNDMIYVEAKNSKKVQASKLFPYVPVFVSGLTLIATVVLNLMR; encoded by the coding sequence ATGCGCCTTTTTACCCGTATCGTCCTGAACTGTCTTTTAGGCTTACTCATTGGCACCGCGATGGCTCAGCGGCAGCCGAAACGCGATGCGATGACCTATTTTCAGCCAACCGACCAGGATAGTACGGCGGCGCTTTCCGTTCGCCGACCTGCTTATGCCTACCGGCTACAGACGGGGGATATTCTGGCCATTGCCGTGTCGAGCCTGAACGCCGACGCCGACATCACGTTCAATCCGTTTAGTCGCTTTGGCGGAGTACTGGCGGGGGGCACGTCGGGCCGCGAAACGAGCAACAACCTGCCCATTGGTTACCGGGTGAGCGAGACCGGGACAATCCACTTCCCCAAACTGAATCAGGTGCCGGTAGCGGGGCGCACCCTGAGCGAACTGGAAACCCTGTTGCGCGATACGCTACAGGCCTTTCTCCGGGAGCCATACGTCTCGGTTCGGCTTCTCAATTTCAAAATTTCGGTGCTGGGTGAGGTGCAGCAACCGTCGGTATTTACGGTACAGAACGAAAAAATCACGCTGACCGAGGCTATCAGTCTGGCGGGTGATCTGACCGTCTATGGTAAACGGGAAAATGTGCTGGTCGTGCGCGAAACACCCGCCAAACGGGAGTTTATCCGCGTCGATCTGACCAACCGGTCGCTGTTCGACTCGCCGGCGTATTACCTCAAACCCAACGATATGATCTACGTGGAGGCCAAGAATAGCAAGAAAGTACAGGCCAGCAAACTCTTCCCCTACGTGCCGGTATTCGTCAGCGGCCTCACGCTCATCGCCACCGTCGTTTTGAATCTGATGCGCTAA
- a CDS encoding GumC family protein: MANQEAETNQFGQEYIKFLVTKYLRNWYWFVLALVISVVGMFGYLTTLKHTFSAQASILIKDEDNSGGSAKQDLMQELDMFGPKKQVENEIEVLKSFKLAKKVVEELGLDIVYSYKDRWRVRDIYRDAPIVVNVLKPINAAYDIPYPVTVAADHALIDGVNCPFGKPTASPLGLVIINRRDSVTTRHDRITVTMEHQVDVIKSFVKRLRVSQPNKSASVLFLTMEDHAPDRAEKYLDRLIHVYELMSLQDKNRVAANTLRFVEERLGIISRELTSVESDIQRYKTNSGIVDLSSESALFLDKVKENDAQLGQVNIQLGTLTEVENYIASKPGTRVVAPATVGLDNPTLTSLIGNLFELEGQRSTLIRTVPEKSIPIETIDEQIRSTKRNIADNVQTLRRILLATRESLQTNNKRIESTIRTIPLKERQLLDISRQASIKGNLYTYLLQKREETAMSFASTVSDLRVIDDAQAEPQPVKPVKRNYYLVALLIGLLLPVLVLWLIDYFNNKISRKAQVEAATDTPIIGEIIQSEQPQSPLVVTAKSRSLLSEQIRALRTNIQFFNTEGGDKQTILVTSNISGEGKSFISLNLGASLAIADKKVVMLELDMRKPKLHRYIKDATPQGLSSYLVGQATLDEIIKPVEAYPNLFFIPCGIIPPNPAELIGGEKMRYLFDNLREHFDTIIVDSPPVGLVTDANMLARYATMTLYIVRHLYTAKGYLKNIDTLYREKRFPNMCLIINGIRTEKDYEYNYGYGYDAGYGYMYRATYGEDADKVKKVAKKGFSLHFWNRK; the protein is encoded by the coding sequence ATGGCAAATCAGGAAGCTGAAACGAATCAATTTGGTCAGGAATACATTAAGTTTCTGGTTACCAAGTACCTGCGCAATTGGTACTGGTTTGTCTTGGCTCTGGTGATCAGTGTCGTGGGCATGTTTGGGTACCTCACTACGCTCAAACATACGTTCAGCGCGCAAGCCAGTATCCTGATCAAAGACGAAGACAACTCAGGCGGGTCAGCCAAGCAGGATCTGATGCAGGAGCTGGACATGTTCGGGCCAAAAAAGCAGGTAGAAAACGAGATCGAAGTCCTGAAATCCTTCAAACTGGCCAAAAAAGTAGTCGAGGAGCTGGGTCTCGACATCGTCTATTCGTACAAAGACCGGTGGCGGGTACGTGACATTTACCGGGATGCCCCCATCGTGGTAAACGTGCTGAAACCGATCAACGCCGCCTACGATATCCCGTATCCGGTAACCGTCGCCGCCGACCATGCGCTCATCGACGGCGTCAACTGCCCATTTGGTAAACCCACGGCCTCGCCCCTGGGCCTGGTGATCATCAACCGGCGCGATAGTGTGACGACGCGGCACGACAGGATCACGGTGACTATGGAACACCAGGTCGATGTCATCAAGTCGTTCGTAAAACGCCTGCGGGTGTCGCAGCCCAACAAGTCGGCTTCGGTGCTATTCCTGACCATGGAGGACCACGCTCCCGACCGGGCCGAAAAATACCTCGACCGGCTGATCCATGTCTACGAACTGATGTCGTTGCAGGACAAAAACCGGGTAGCCGCCAACACGCTGCGGTTTGTCGAAGAGCGGCTGGGCATCATCTCCCGCGAACTGACCTCGGTCGAGAGCGATATTCAGCGTTACAAGACCAACTCGGGTATCGTTGATCTAAGCTCAGAATCAGCCTTGTTTTTGGATAAAGTAAAGGAAAACGATGCGCAACTGGGGCAGGTAAACATTCAACTGGGTACGTTGACCGAAGTTGAAAACTACATCGCCAGCAAACCCGGCACCCGCGTGGTAGCGCCCGCTACCGTGGGCCTCGACAACCCCACGCTGACCAGCCTGATCGGCAACCTGTTTGAGCTGGAAGGGCAACGCTCAACGCTGATTCGGACCGTGCCGGAAAAATCGATTCCCATCGAGACGATCGACGAGCAGATTCGCAGCACCAAGCGTAACATTGCCGACAACGTGCAGACGTTGCGCCGGATTTTGCTGGCTACCCGGGAGAGCCTGCAAACCAATAACAAGCGGATCGAGTCGACCATCCGCACCATCCCGCTGAAAGAACGGCAACTGCTCGATATATCCCGGCAAGCCAGTATCAAGGGCAATCTGTATACGTACCTGTTGCAGAAACGCGAAGAAACCGCCATGTCGTTTGCCTCCACAGTCTCCGACCTGCGCGTTATCGACGACGCTCAGGCCGAACCGCAGCCGGTGAAGCCCGTCAAGCGAAACTACTACCTGGTGGCTTTGCTGATCGGCCTGTTGCTGCCTGTGCTGGTGCTTTGGCTGATTGATTATTTTAACAACAAAATCAGCCGTAAAGCGCAGGTCGAAGCGGCCACCGACACGCCCATCATTGGCGAAATTATACAGTCGGAGCAGCCTCAGTCACCGCTGGTCGTCACCGCCAAAAGCCGATCGCTGCTTTCTGAGCAAATTCGGGCGTTACGGACCAACATCCAGTTTTTCAATACGGAAGGAGGCGACAAGCAGACCATTCTGGTGACGTCGAATATTAGCGGCGAAGGCAAATCGTTTATCTCGCTCAATCTGGGCGCTAGTCTGGCGATTGCCGACAAGAAGGTGGTCATGCTAGAACTGGACATGCGGAAGCCCAAACTGCATCGCTACATCAAAGACGCTACCCCCCAAGGCCTGTCGAGTTATCTGGTTGGGCAGGCGACGCTCGATGAGATCATCAAGCCGGTGGAGGCCTACCCCAACCTGTTTTTCATTCCCTGTGGCATCATTCCACCCAACCCGGCCGAGCTGATTGGCGGGGAGAAAATGCGCTATCTGTTTGACAACCTGCGCGAGCATTTCGATACGATCATTGTTGACTCACCCCCCGTTGGGCTGGTTACCGACGCCAACATGCTGGCCCGCTACGCAACCATGACGCTCTACATCGTACGGCACCTCTACACGGCTAAAGGATATCTGAAAAACATCGACACACTCTACCGGGAAAAGCGCTTTCCAAATATGTGCCTGATCATCAATGGCATCAGGACTGAGAAAGACTACGAATACAACTATGGCTATGGGTATGATGCCGGCTACGGCTATATGTACCGGGCAACGTATGGCGAAGACGCCGACAAGGTGAAAAAGGTGGCTAAAAAAGGCTTCAGCCTTCACTTCTGGAACAGAAAATAA
- a CDS encoding glycosyltransferase family 4 protein: MYRRPNSTTPIRLLIVNSHPIQYFAPLYRELAADEQFDVEVLYCSRHGLAGEIDQQFGQSVQWDVPLLDGYAHRFLSNQSPNPSIYSFWGLLNLSVVKAIWQAPRGVVMVYGWAYAVCWLAIVAAKLMGHQVCMRAESPLRFETSKSPFCQQLRRLVLGQGLLRLVDYALYIGEQNRAFYRHMGVAEQKLIFCPYAVDNARFQRAAAERFPHRAGLRRRLGIDQTQKVLLYCGKYIPKKRPLDLLKAVASLQRTDVAAVLVGDGPLRPALEAFCREQQLPNVYLTGFVNQSEIVSYYALADVFVLCSDEAETWGLVTNEAMNVGLPVVLSQAVGCADDLVKPGQNGYQYPCGNVPALAEALRTLLDSSAADWAAFRASSRSIIDQYSYAQTIQNLQRALSQPSAT, encoded by the coding sequence GTGTATCGTAGACCAAATAGTACGACGCCTATTCGGCTGCTGATCGTCAATAGCCACCCGATTCAGTACTTCGCGCCGCTCTACCGGGAATTAGCCGCCGACGAGCAGTTCGACGTAGAGGTGTTGTATTGCTCACGGCACGGATTAGCTGGCGAAATTGATCAGCAATTCGGGCAGTCGGTGCAGTGGGATGTTCCGCTGCTTGATGGGTATGCCCACCGGTTTCTGTCAAATCAGTCGCCCAACCCGTCCATTTATTCCTTTTGGGGGCTGCTCAATTTGTCGGTTGTTAAAGCCATCTGGCAGGCGCCGCGCGGGGTAGTGATGGTGTATGGCTGGGCTTATGCCGTATGCTGGCTGGCCATTGTTGCCGCCAAACTAATGGGGCATCAGGTTTGTATGCGAGCTGAAAGTCCGTTGCGGTTTGAAACCAGCAAAAGCCCGTTCTGCCAGCAACTACGGCGCCTGGTACTCGGGCAAGGGCTGCTGAGGCTGGTCGACTATGCGCTTTACATCGGCGAGCAAAACCGGGCCTTCTACCGGCATATGGGCGTTGCCGAACAGAAGCTGATCTTCTGCCCCTACGCTGTTGACAACGCCCGCTTCCAACGGGCGGCGGCTGAACGGTTTCCCCATCGGGCCGGACTGCGCCGTCGGCTGGGCATTGACCAAACGCAGAAAGTGCTGCTCTACTGTGGCAAATACATCCCCAAAAAACGCCCGCTCGACCTGCTGAAGGCCGTTGCGAGCCTGCAACGTACCGACGTGGCGGCGGTGCTGGTGGGTGATGGTCCGCTGCGGCCTGCGCTGGAGGCGTTCTGCCGCGAGCAGCAGTTGCCCAATGTGTACCTGACCGGGTTCGTCAACCAGTCCGAAATCGTCAGCTATTACGCCCTGGCGGATGTATTTGTGCTGTGCTCCGATGAGGCCGAAACCTGGGGGCTGGTTACCAATGAAGCCATGAACGTTGGGCTGCCCGTGGTACTGTCGCAGGCTGTTGGTTGCGCCGACGATCTGGTCAAACCAGGTCAGAATGGATACCAATACCCTTGTGGCAACGTACCTGCGTTGGCTGAAGCCCTCAGAACCCTGCTCGATAGCTCCGCTGCCGACTGGGCTGCCTTCCGCGCCAGTTCGCGGTCGATCATCGATCAATACAGCTATGCACAGACAATCCAGAATTTACAGCGCGCCCTGAGCCAACCGTCCGCCACATGA
- a CDS encoding CgeB family protein translates to MTIVLIGRDGYESLEWHFRDTFNRMGHRATIVDIKGVTLLPEKAQYWLSRFSERYDRSVGRKLVDHIGQLAPDFVLVVYRHIHPSVIIDLKKRLPHCPIAQYNPDALTNLERQQILASPFDVYFTKEPYMADVFRQKAGLNVVYLPEAFNPHVNIRPTGDRAALEADTRIDVMLYGNLYPYRARMAERLIQAGVRLTIFGLPATYIPTAVKQVFVGRYLTGDEKNRVIHGAKIVFNNLHYAEVSSANKKYFEINGIGGFQLCDYKPTLAEYSGVPVDKVTFGSIDDAIDRIRYYLDKPTERYALSDQQYAHFQVHHTYEKRLQQLLSIVFDHA, encoded by the coding sequence ATGACAATCGTGCTGATTGGCCGCGACGGCTATGAATCGCTGGAGTGGCATTTCCGGGATACGTTCAATCGCATGGGCCATCGGGCCACGATTGTCGACATCAAAGGCGTGACTCTCCTGCCCGAGAAAGCGCAGTATTGGCTGTCGCGGTTTAGTGAACGATACGACCGATCGGTCGGCCGGAAACTGGTTGACCACATCGGCCAGCTGGCTCCCGATTTTGTGCTGGTCGTTTACCGGCATATCCACCCGTCGGTGATCATTGACCTGAAGAAGCGGCTACCCCATTGCCCCATTGCCCAGTACAACCCCGACGCCCTGACCAACCTGGAGCGGCAACAGATTCTTGCCTCGCCGTTCGATGTTTATTTCACGAAAGAGCCCTACATGGCCGACGTGTTTCGGCAGAAAGCAGGCCTCAACGTGGTTTACCTGCCCGAAGCCTTTAACCCACACGTAAACATCCGCCCGACTGGCGACCGGGCTGCGCTGGAAGCCGACACCAGGATAGATGTAATGCTGTACGGAAATCTGTATCCGTACCGAGCCCGTATGGCCGAGCGGCTTATTCAGGCCGGTGTTCGCCTGACAATCTTTGGTTTACCCGCCACGTATATACCCACCGCCGTTAAACAGGTGTTTGTTGGGCGGTACCTGACCGGCGACGAGAAGAACCGGGTTATCCACGGGGCGAAGATCGTGTTCAACAACCTGCACTACGCCGAGGTGTCGTCGGCCAATAAAAAATACTTCGAGATCAACGGGATCGGCGGCTTTCAACTGTGCGATTATAAACCCACGCTGGCTGAGTACAGTGGTGTGCCTGTTGACAAAGTAACCTTCGGCAGCATTGACGATGCCATTGATCGGATCCGGTATTACCTGGATAAACCCACCGAGCGCTACGCGCTGTCCGATCAGCAGTATGCTCATTTTCAAGTGCATCACACCTACGAAAAACGCCTTCAGCAACTGTTAAGCATCGTTTTCGACCATGCGTAG
- a CDS encoding lipopolysaccharide biosynthesis protein, protein MRRLTLTPWLQGQRASPAVQALSSLLSGQLVNAGAGLLLGKAIALYVPAAVFGDYSLEFATMTLSHSLLIAPVLQSLKTAQAQYGWATVFPVYRRVLLALYGLGAIGAGLYASLTGNVPEAALMLLALMGQGFYAARSEYLNLQGQFSTYSLVQATYGLANLLLFLLVVVGMGIQTVVGLWLVLALLNGLFAALVWRLAVPTRSLQKHAPPTDTAPGAPALIRALRTYATPLIGLAVWSWLCNYADRYLIGYYLTRADVGIYSAGYGLGAKMTLLVGPFMLHLSSRLYRLRSEGGDGNDAWTLQRQYIGRYAAVGLVACLVFFLGRNLIGQWLLSEAYQPAFLIAPMVALGYLFLTLIHLHEIKWYVYGQTTFILGHYAVGAFVNIGLNSLLIPLWGLPGAALSTVFSYLLQLLLVMYLYHRSR, encoded by the coding sequence ATGCGTAGGCTCACGTTGACACCCTGGCTGCAAGGGCAGCGCGCCAGCCCGGCGGTGCAGGCACTGTCGAGCCTGCTGAGTGGGCAATTGGTCAATGCGGGTGCGGGGCTGCTGTTGGGTAAAGCCATTGCGCTCTACGTACCAGCGGCGGTTTTTGGGGACTACAGCCTGGAGTTTGCGACCATGACCCTTAGCCACAGCCTGCTGATTGCGCCCGTGCTGCAATCCCTGAAAACCGCGCAGGCTCAATACGGCTGGGCCACCGTGTTTCCGGTTTATCGCCGGGTGTTGCTGGCGCTCTATGGGCTGGGGGCAATCGGGGCGGGGCTGTACGCAAGCCTGACGGGCAACGTACCTGAGGCTGCCCTGATGCTACTGGCGCTGATGGGGCAGGGCTTCTATGCGGCCCGTAGCGAATACCTGAATCTGCAAGGCCAGTTCAGCACCTACTCGCTGGTGCAGGCTACCTATGGGCTGGCCAATCTGCTGCTGTTTCTGCTGGTGGTCGTCGGGATGGGCATTCAGACGGTTGTTGGCTTATGGCTGGTGCTGGCGCTACTCAATGGACTATTCGCCGCGCTGGTCTGGCGACTTGCCGTGCCAACGAGATCGCTCCAGAAACACGCCCCGCCGACCGACACTGCACCGGGTGCGCCCGCCCTAATCCGCGCACTACGTACCTACGCCACGCCACTGATTGGGCTGGCCGTGTGGTCGTGGCTGTGCAATTACGCCGACCGCTACCTCATCGGCTATTACCTGACCCGCGCCGATGTGGGTATCTACAGCGCTGGGTATGGATTAGGCGCTAAAATGACCTTGCTGGTTGGCCCGTTTATGCTGCACCTGAGCAGTCGTCTGTATCGCCTTCGGAGTGAGGGCGGCGATGGCAACGACGCCTGGACGTTGCAACGGCAATACATCGGCCGGTATGCTGCTGTTGGGCTGGTCGCCTGTCTGGTTTTTTTTCTTGGCCGAAACCTCATCGGGCAATGGCTGCTGTCGGAAGCCTATCAGCCCGCTTTTTTGATTGCCCCCATGGTGGCGCTCGGTTACCTGTTTCTGACGCTCATTCACCTGCACGAAATCAAGTGGTACGTCTACGGCCAGACAACGTTTATCCTGGGACATTATGCTGTCGGTGCGTTTGTCAACATTGGGCTGAACAGCCTGCTGATTCCACTATGGGGGTTGCCAGGCGCCGCTCTGTCCACCGTTTTTAGCTACCTGCTGCAATTGCTGCTGGTCATGTACCTATACCACCGTAGTCGATGA
- a CDS encoding class I SAM-dependent methyltransferase → MNASHQRTQNAAKDRLYQAYVRSGQAPTLTTIAPTGSELFRLNRPYVDKVIRPLLPAQTDARIVDLGCGNGCYLYHAKQYGYTNLLGVDTSAEQVALAHQIGLTEVRQQNIDSFLATYRQPTDLVLLMDVLEHLTLSETLALLDAVYALLKPGGRVLIHVPNAEGIFGMRVRYGDLTHEQCFTPSSMRQLLQTVGFRQPVCYEDKPVVFGLMSLVRRVIWELTTLRYRLMLLAETATRGAILSQNMLVVATK, encoded by the coding sequence ATGAACGCTTCCCACCAACGTACCCAGAACGCCGCTAAAGACCGCCTGTATCAGGCCTATGTGCGGAGCGGACAAGCCCCCACGCTGACCACTATTGCCCCAACTGGCAGCGAGCTGTTTCGCCTCAACCGCCCGTATGTCGATAAGGTCATCCGGCCGTTACTCCCCGCGCAGACCGACGCCCGCATTGTGGACTTGGGCTGTGGCAATGGCTGTTACCTGTACCACGCCAAACAATATGGCTACACCAACCTGCTTGGCGTAGATACCTCGGCGGAGCAGGTGGCACTGGCCCATCAAATCGGCCTCACCGAAGTCCGGCAGCAAAATATCGACTCCTTTTTGGCGACGTACCGGCAACCTACGGATCTGGTGCTGCTCATGGACGTGCTCGAACACCTCACCCTCTCCGAAACCCTCGCCCTGCTCGACGCCGTCTACGCCCTGCTGAAGCCTGGCGGGCGGGTGCTGATCCACGTACCCAACGCCGAGGGCATCTTCGGGATGCGTGTTCGCTACGGCGATCTGACGCACGAGCAGTGCTTCACGCCCAGTTCGATGCGGCAACTGCTGCAAACCGTGGGCTTCCGTCAGCCGGTCTGCTACGAAGATAAGCCCGTCGTTTTTGGCCTCATGTCGCTTGTGAGACGGGTCATCTGGGAACTGACGACGCTACGCTATCGGCTGATGCTGCTGGCCGAAACCGCTACGCGAGGGGCCATTCTGTCACAAAATATGCTGGTCGTCGCCACTAAATAA
- a CDS encoding glycosyltransferase family 4 protein, protein MTISILFRQKGAGFSIEGVFGLLATYLRTQHAVTVCETHVPNMVIRPGALWQNLRVARRQRADVYHISGDVHYLALALPPRRTVLTIHDCISLDRERQRGNRWRYYALWLLFYYLPMHRVARITTVSDKSRRELIRHMGPLAERVTVIPNPCNPRFQPSPNVFNETNPTLLHIENGEHKNLARLALALQGIRCKLLIIGPLTPERAAQLAALGIVYEQRVNLTDEQMVAAYKACDMLVFVSLYEGFGLPVLEANATGRVVLTSAIDPLRDVAGEAALLVDPTSVAAIRAGVQRLMTDAALRQRLITAGYQNVVRYKAETVAAHYMAVYQSVIS, encoded by the coding sequence TTGACTATTTCGATCTTATTTCGCCAGAAAGGTGCCGGGTTTAGTATTGAAGGCGTCTTCGGCTTGCTGGCAACGTACCTGCGCACGCAGCATGCCGTTACCGTCTGCGAAACCCACGTGCCCAATATGGTTATCAGGCCGGGGGCGCTGTGGCAAAACCTGCGGGTGGCCCGCCGCCAACGGGCCGATGTTTACCACATCAGCGGCGATGTGCATTACCTGGCGTTGGCGTTACCGCCTCGCCGCACGGTGCTGACTATCCACGACTGCATCTCGCTGGATCGCGAACGGCAGCGCGGAAACCGGTGGCGCTATTACGCCCTCTGGCTATTGTTCTATTACCTACCCATGCACCGCGTAGCCCGAATTACCACGGTTTCGGACAAATCGCGGCGAGAGCTCATCCGGCATATGGGTCCACTGGCTGAGCGAGTCACGGTCATTCCGAATCCGTGCAATCCCCGCTTTCAACCCAGCCCGAACGTGTTTAACGAAACCAACCCGACGCTGCTCCATATCGAAAATGGGGAACACAAAAACCTCGCCCGGCTGGCGCTAGCGTTGCAGGGTATCAGGTGCAAACTGCTCATCATTGGGCCGTTGACACCTGAACGGGCGGCGCAGCTGGCGGCGCTTGGGATTGTCTACGAACAAAGAGTAAACCTGACCGACGAACAGATGGTAGCCGCGTATAAGGCCTGCGATATGCTTGTTTTTGTGTCGCTCTACGAAGGGTTCGGGTTACCTGTACTGGAAGCCAACGCCACCGGGCGCGTAGTGCTGACGTCGGCAATCGACCCGCTGCGGGACGTAGCTGGCGAGGCCGCGCTGCTGGTCGACCCAACCTCCGTGGCGGCGATTCGGGCGGGTGTGCAACGGTTGATGACCGATGCGGCCCTCCGGCAACGACTCATCACCGCGGGGTATCAGAACGTCGTCAGGTACAAAGCGGAAACTGTTGCCGCACACTATATGGCTGTTTATCAATCGGTTATTTCCTGA
- a CDS encoding glycosyltransferase, giving the protein MHVLFPIGTFYPAQSGGPSNSVYWLTKALRQQSVQVTVVSTDTDQPVDTPRNQWLDTDAGRVRYARTRHHRLPIRAIRAALSQLPTADVVHLTSLFYTTSLVVGWVALQQGKRIVWSPRGELAAAARTQRTTSKRVVLNWLKGYAHRITFHVTSDAEAADVLAVFGPTAAVLELPNYFELPPLVARQAGRYLVFLGRLHPIKGLENLVKALAQSKVFVQENWYLRLVGPDSDGYSHHLRELATYLGIAHRIQIEAPVAGLAKAHLLANAHALLLPSHSENFGNVVIEALAQGTPVIASTGTPWQLLADRQAGFWVSNQPDSLAAALDACLSLPSLVYATHRQNARRLAQEHFDSRTNAWRWVEAYERVLNPTLLCAE; this is encoded by the coding sequence ATGCACGTTCTTTTTCCCATCGGTACGTTCTATCCGGCGCAATCGGGCGGGCCGAGCAACTCGGTCTATTGGCTGACTAAAGCGTTGCGGCAACAGAGCGTGCAGGTAACCGTCGTTTCCACCGATACCGATCAGCCCGTCGATACGCCGCGTAACCAATGGCTCGACACCGACGCCGGGCGGGTGCGCTACGCCCGAACCCGGCATCATCGGCTACCCATCCGGGCCATCCGTGCGGCGTTGAGCCAACTCCCCACTGCCGACGTAGTGCACCTGACCAGCCTGTTCTACACGACCTCACTGGTCGTGGGCTGGGTGGCATTACAACAGGGAAAGCGGATCGTGTGGTCACCGCGGGGCGAACTGGCCGCCGCCGCTCGTACTCAGCGGACAACCTCAAAGAGAGTAGTGCTCAACTGGCTGAAAGGCTACGCTCATCGCATCACGTTTCACGTAACTTCCGACGCCGAGGCGGCCGACGTACTGGCCGTCTTCGGGCCCACCGCTGCCGTTCTTGAATTGCCCAATTACTTCGAACTGCCACCGCTGGTAGCACGACAGGCTGGCCGCTATCTGGTGTTCTTAGGCCGCCTACACCCGATTAAAGGCTTAGAGAACCTCGTAAAGGCACTGGCTCAAAGTAAAGTGTTTGTTCAGGAAAACTGGTACCTCCGCCTTGTCGGGCCCGACTCAGATGGGTATAGCCACCACCTGCGCGAACTGGCAACGTACCTGGGCATTGCTCATCGAATACAGATCGAGGCGCCCGTAGCTGGGCTTGCCAAAGCGCACTTACTGGCCAATGCGCATGCGTTGCTGCTGCCCTCGCACAGCGAGAATTTCGGCAACGTGGTGATTGAAGCGTTGGCGCAAGGCACACCGGTCATTGCCTCGACGGGCACCCCCTGGCAGCTACTGGCCGACAGACAGGCCGGTTTCTGGGTCAGTAACCAACCCGATTCGCTGGCTGCTGCCCTCGATGCCTGCCTGTCATTACCCAGCCTTGTCTACGCTACCCACCGCCAGAATGCCCGTCGGTTGGCACAGGAGCACTTCGACAGCCGAACAAATGCCTGGCGCTGGGTCGAGGCTTACGAGCGCGTCCTCAATCCAACCTTACTATGTGCGGAATAG